From the genome of Isachenkonia alkalipeptolytica, one region includes:
- the cobI gene encoding precorrin-2 C(20)-methyltransferase: MKKLYGIGVGPGDPELITIKGINVLKKVSAIVTPQGKKGEDSIALTIAKPYLREEVHIESLVFPMTKDPKALELSWDENRKKIENLLDNYNEVAFLTLGDPSVFSTYMYMIPRLMARDISVETIPGITAFSALGSAINKSLTLDTEALGVYPMQKNAIGLRSALKIFDNLVVMKLSTDPEAIKEVLEEQGLERNFVIVSHVSQQEQKVSYDISKLNKGQVPYLSTMLIKKKEVFQ, translated from the coding sequence ATGAAAAAACTATACGGCATTGGTGTTGGACCGGGGGACCCGGAGTTGATAACGATAAAAGGGATTAACGTGTTGAAAAAGGTTTCGGCTATTGTTACCCCCCAGGGAAAGAAAGGGGAGGATAGCATTGCCTTAACAATTGCAAAGCCCTACCTCCGAGAGGAGGTTCATATTGAGTCCCTGGTATTTCCCATGACAAAGGATCCTAAAGCCTTGGAACTTTCCTGGGATGAAAATCGAAAAAAAATTGAAAATCTGCTGGACAACTACAACGAGGTAGCTTTTTTAACATTGGGGGATCCAAGTGTTTTCAGTACTTATATGTATATGATTCCGAGATTGATGGCAAGAGATATTTCCGTTGAGACCATTCCGGGAATTACCGCCTTTTCAGCCCTGGGCTCCGCCATTAATAAAAGTCTTACCCTGGATACGGAAGCCCTAGGGGTATATCCGATGCAAAAGAATGCAATTGGCTTACGATCCGCCCTGAAAATCTTCGATAATCTTGTGGTGATGAAGCTTTCCACAGATCCTGAAGCCATAAAGGAAGTTCTAGAGGAGCAGGGACTGGAACGAAATTTTGTAATCGTATCCCATGTAAGTCAACAGGAACAGAAGGTAAGTTATGATATCTCGAAGCTTAACAAAGGCCAAGTGCCCTATTTATCAACGATGCTGATCAAGAAAAAGGAGGTGTTTCAATGA